The region CAAGTGGGGGTCAGCACAATCAAATCCGGCGTTTCTTCCCCATCCTTGCGGACAATGTTATCCACTACTTTTTCTTGGGAGCCACGGGATAATACTTGGCGATCGACCACACTGGTGGTGACGGGGGTAAAATTCTGTTCCCGTTCCAGCATGGAGCGCATGACGTTGAAATAATCATCCCCCAACGGAGCGTGCATAATGGCGTGGACGTTTTTAAAGGAACTGGCAATGCGTAGGGTGCCAATGTGGGCCGGGCCAGCGTACATCCAATAGGCCAATTTCATAGGGTCAGACTCCGGGGGCGTAATTCACCCTCAAATTGTCGGTAAAAGCCCTGGCCTTGTCGAGCAGTAACTTTACATTTTGAGTGGGCTTTTAGCTTTCTATAATGCTTATTATGATTGAGTTTCAGCTTTATTTAGCTCAATTATTTTTTATGGTTTTCCATACAATTCTTAATGGTTAGACATGATCGCCATAAGTATTTATGACCATAACCTTAGGTTCTGGGGGTCAATACTCCAAAGTCAGCATCGTATATTTTGCACAATCTCGGTACGGATATGGTTAATTTTAAGACAACAACCAAACTAATTTAATGACTGATTTACCTCAAATCTTAGAACAGCATATTGTCAATTGTTCTACCGCTAAAAGCTTTCAGCGGGGAGCAGACTATTTTCAACAGGGAGCAATGAAATTCCTAGTAAGACGGGGCACGGCCACAGATATGATTTAGCCACCCTGACGATCGCCACTACAGAGGCTGTTGTTAGGTGTTTTTTTAGATTTATGATTAAACCAATTAAAGGTTGGAGTTTGAGGTTATGCCTGTCAAAATTGCGATCGCCCAAATAAAAGTTGAGCCGGGTCAGCGTATTATTCTAGATCAAATTTCCTGGCAGGAATTTGAGGCGATTTTGGAAGATTTGGGGGAACATCGTCATTCCCATATCGCTTATTACAAGGGAGTTTTAGAATTTCGGATGCCTTTACCTGGCCATGAACGCACTAAAGTTTTGATTTCTCATTTACTTGTGGTTTTACTAGAAGAACTAGGCCTGGAATGGGAATCCCTTGGCTCCACTACTTTTAAAAGCAGACCTATGCAAGCAGGCATTGAGCCTGATGATTGTTTTTATATTGACAACTATCAAGCTGTGGTGGGCAAACAACGGCTGAATCTAGAGGTTGATCCTGTACCCGATTTGGCGATCGAAGTAGATTTCACCTCTATTACCCAGGTCAGTGCCTATGAGGCATTGGGCATTCCTGAAATTTGGCGATATGAAGATGGAAAATTGGAAATTAGTTTACTAGAAGAAGGAAAATACATTAACTCTTTTATGAGCAAAGCTTTTCCTTCTATTCCCATTATTGAAGGAATTTCCCTTTGTTTAAAAAAAAGCCAGGTGATTCCTATGAGTGCTTTACGTCGTGAGTTTCGACAGTGGTTACAGGAAT is a window of Synechocystis sp. PCC 7338 DNA encoding:
- a CDS encoding Uma2 family endonuclease, translating into MPVKIAIAQIKVEPGQRIILDQISWQEFEAILEDLGEHRHSHIAYYKGVLEFRMPLPGHERTKVLISHLLVVLLEELGLEWESLGSTTFKSRPMQAGIEPDDCFYIDNYQAVVGKQRLNLEVDPVPDLAIEVDFTSITQVSAYEALGIPEIWRYEDGKLEISLLEEGKYINSFMSKAFPSIPIIEGISLCLKKSQVIPMSALRREFRQWLQEYI